A segment of the Suncus etruscus isolate mSunEtr1 chromosome 7, mSunEtr1.pri.cur, whole genome shotgun sequence genome:
agggaagcatgcagggagggaggaaagaaggaaggaaggagggagggagggagggaggaaggaggaaggaaggaaggaaggaaggaaggaaggaaggaaggaaggaaggaaggaaggaaggaaggaaggaaggaaggaaggaaggaaggaaggaaggaaggaaggaaggaaggaaggaaggaaggaaggaaggaaggaaggaaggaaggaaggaaggatggaaggaaggaaggaaggaaggaaggaaggaaggaaggaaggaaggaaggaaggaaggaaggaaggaaggaaggaaactagcattaaataaaatactcttattttggaatactattttcaaattttcagcgAGTTTTGCTTCCAGAAATTAAATGGAGATCTTATACTCTTTGTTCCATCTCAAAGGCAGGTGTGCTGACCAGGGAGCACCTTTTCTGTTAGGAGCACTTCTCTGCTGTCAGAGACCTGGACTCTGCTTTCTTGGGTGATTGCAAGCATCAATGGTGAAGTGTGATAgtcctttttctttaattacctCTTTACAGTATACCTTCAATTGATCCTTCCAGCCTCATACAATTAAGTTAGCTCTCAGTAGCACTTTAATgcgttggtttttttttctccagtttttaTCGACTTTTGATTAATCACTGCTCTCATCTGAGCTGCTTTGTTCATTGTGCTAATCACACTCTTCCAATGTCAAAATGCAGACCTGGGGGCCCGAAGCTCACTTTGATTGTTTTACTATTGCTGggtttaaaaagtatatatattggGTAAGTTCTTTATTCACAAATGTCTTCTGCaaatctttcctctaaatttgttACAGATCTACCAGGCGAGGCCAACTAAAGACCACAGAAAAGCTAAAGTTCATGGAGAGCATAAAATTCACTTCAAGTTCTATTTTACAATTTCTGATATTTATAAACATGGATATGAAAAGTGTTTCAATCTTCTAATGCTCCTGTTCATAAAATAACACTGCAGTAATAAGTCAGAACCATTAGAACAAAGTCTTGGTGGTGAAACTTCATTGAGGACATGGCTTAAACCAAGGTGTGTAGGGAAACAGAAATCCATTTTACACAAAAAGTTCTAAAGCACATTtgccttaggggctggagagatagaaaagtGGATATAATTTTAGCCTTTCACAAGGCCAAATTGCCttcaatccctggaactccaTAATACATCTCTCTCCCAaccctttgagcacagagccagcagtatgtCCTGAGAAACATTGAGTGTAAGctacaaacaaaataagtaaacaaaaacaaaaacttctgcTTCAGATGCAAAGAGGGATTTAGGATTACCtgatctttcttatttctctcccttttttcattaaaagcattattaaaaataattccgaTGGCACAAAATTTCCATTTAAAGTCGAAATCATTTGACACACATACAGAGTAATTCCAAGATCACCATAATCTAAATGTAAACCTTTCTCGctgacccccaaaagaaaacatgatCCTATTAACACAATTTCTCCTTCTGCCCATTTTCCCTACAAGGTGACCAGAGCCACCTGTTCTCTGAGTTCCGTCTCTCTCAATTTGCTTATTCTAGACCTTTCCTAAAAAATGGAGCTGTACAAGAAGTTTTTCTATGACCAGCCCATTCACTTAACACAGGTTTTGTAATTATCTATGTGGTAGCAGCTATCTGAATTCTGATAATCAactgattttctaaaattttattttattgaaatcgttgtgatctacaaagtccttcatagttgaattttaaattatagtgaatcagggccattcccaccaacaatattGATCTCTTTCACCaatgctcccagcatgcatcctataccattaTTGattgcccccagcctgccaatataataggccccatttaagtttagatggtaaattttaatatatattatatgtattacattattaatattttggggatcacacctggtgaccctcaaaaattactcctggctctgtgctcagaaatcgtgcctggccaGCACAGAGGGCCAAATGGAATGCCGAAATTCGAACTaacgtctgtcctggatcagttgtgtgcaaggaaaacgccctactgctgtcttATCTCTGTAATTCtagattcataatttttttttctttttgggccacagcctggtgatgctcaggggaccatatggaatgctgtggatcaaatcaaggtctgttCTCGatgggccacatgtaaggcaaacattctatcactgtgctatcactcccgccccctagatttttgtttgtttgtttgtttgtttttgggtcacacccggtagcactcagaggttactcctggctatatgctcagaagttgctcctggcaggctcaggcaaccatatggaatgccaggatttaaaccaacaTCCATCTGCgttcaaggctaatgccctaccgctgtgctatctctctggccccggccccctggattcttaattttatataaatcagtGTTCCAAGGTTATATGAAAAAAGGCAGgaacccctatttaaaagatttaaaaaaaaacactaaaaataaaaaagaagaaacaaaaggagTTGTGTGGCAGGATTTTGTGCAGAGGCATAGTAATAgctgggaaaaatagaaaggaaggacctttggcctaaaagcaggAAGACCCTACCCATGCAGCATCCTGCCTTACTACCACCTAAAAGCTTCAGGCATATTAAGATGTCTAACCCTAAAGTTTTTCTTCacggtcccaggaaaagttctactcaatcaCAGCtatcacagtcaggcttcagtaattagagaccTTGGTTTTTGAACAGATTCTGTATGTTGAAGTCAGGATATCACAGAGTGTTTTCTGATGCCATTTCACCGTTAGTTGGTGAGGAAGAGAAAGtaaattgttgctgttttcaaGTTGTCAGGCTGTCGTATGAGCTCACTATGGAGCAAATTGATGCCCCGGCAGCATTATGGCCTTCCctagtagaagtttgattcctcatactggtgcagaaaactgtgctgatTCCAGAAATGGGAATCCAAGTTTTGGGGTGAATAGCAAGTTTCTGATTGACTGAAGCCTAAGTGAAATCTTTATAAAACTTAGCACATTGGCAAATAATTgacactaatttaaaaataataaatccaaAATAACAATCTGTGAGTGTGGACCTGGTTTCAGACCATCACTTTGCAAGTCTTATGACTTTGAGAGCATATACAGACTTAATAAGTAGCAATAGTCTCTGTACCTCCAGAGAGTTGTTAGCCCAGAccattactgtgtgtgtgtgtgtgtgtgtgtgtgtgtgtgtgtgtgtgtgtgtaattgttGGGGGATTGATCCCTAAGTACATATATTAAGAATATACCATTCTTCTAGAGAGTTTTCAATGATACTAAATGATTAacagttgttttgtttcttatacTGTAAGAAATCCTTCCCCCAATACCTCAtcttaatctcacctggatggtcagacctatccacacctggcaggggtcttcagttttgaataaagaataaaaggtgttgCCTGGGCAAGGGAGGAGAAGCTAGGAagcatggagagcagctgaaaggaagacagagaaCTCTGAGAGAAAGAAGAGCTGGACAGACATGCCACACAATCTACACATCGTCTGTGAATAGGGCCATAGAATTAAAGACACCTCCCTAGATTGCCTGGGGCTTCCGGTTTCAGACTGGTGCCCCAGCTAGCTGGAATAgagcaagctgactccaaagaaactctaactgactgcttgtgaaatAATCGCTCAGAAATAATTACCCAGAAATCTTCAGACCCGTTGACCAAAGAGGCTAAaagtgccttgccttgccttgccttgccatGCCAAGAAAGCCTTAGCCCAACTCTAGGACATTAGacttgatattttaattaaaacaacattATACCATGACATTTCAAAACCATATCCATATTACAAATTATGTTTCCTCTAAAACAAAGTTTGCTGCTATTGGTTTTCAAAAAATGTCTTGGTTTTAGTggggtttaaaaaataataatgtagatGGTTTCAGAGTATCTCATTATTATGAGTTTTTCTTCAGTGAACAATTGTTTAAGACTGTTTATGTGGATGAGGCCCTGCCTAGATTGACAACGGACAAAGGAAGACAGTCAGGTATGTTAATTTCAATAAATTCTTGAAGGTTTTGAACCCTCTGAACATGCCTCAGGCACAAACTGAGTCTTCAACTCCTGAGGAAGAACTACCTTGATTTGCATTTAAACAGAAGACCTGAAATAAACACAGATTATCCAGGGACTCAAGTAAGGAAAAACAGAATTGGACCCACAGTTCAACAaactgagcacaggctttgcatgcaggaatcccGAGTTTGCTCCTCCAAATCACGGGGTTCTATAAGCACAGAACCTAGACTTGCTCCCAAGCACCAttaagtatgaccccaaaacatacaaagaaaaagaagaaataaaatataaactacttcaagaattttcttttatatgaatACTTGGAAACTTAGtgctaaacattttttaaattcactGAATAAAACAAAGTATAATGGTCTTTCTTATCTGTTACCACAAAAGATATATCTCGCAGAGCAATCTCCCCTTTCTAAGTGTGTCCACAGGCTGAGGAATACACAGCAGTCTTTGCAGGTGGTAATTCCTAATTCCATCCTCAAACACCACAggaagcaacctctgagcattttACTGAGACTATCCACTACAaagaactactgggtgtggccaccaaattAAAGCAGAATTTAATGAATGGGTGTCTATGTTATAAAACTCTACCACTTTGTTACCTGTTTCCTTATATAGCTATCTTACTATTCATGTATTTATTGACTTTCAATAACATATGAATTCTtatgactatataaaatattcgaataaaagaaaaatttctttttcaaatgtcttacactattattttctttttttccacaaaTGCAATGCTTTTATTATCACgagaaaaagaacaataaaatgtgGTCCATTccgaattatttttttcttctaccatGAGCCTGGGGGAAAGACATGGAATAAATTTCTGATACTTCCTTTAGAGGTATGAATTCACTCAAATCAACAGGACTTGTGACTTCTAATGACACAAGAGATACTGGGTTTgggttatttttaagaaattgctCAGATACACAATCTTAAGAAACTGAGGTAGTCAGACAGAAAGTAGTTGAGTCCTCTTTGTAACTCAGAGGCCCCATTTTCATAACCTAActcaaaggaaagagaaggaccaGGACAAAGGGATGGGTCTTCCAGTTACCTTCTTTGGGTTTGGCCAAACCATACagtccaagaaactgaggcagacagacagactgcaACAAGGTCCTCTTTGCTCTACTTTACTCTATGGCTgtgcatttcttccagtcaataaaccccaccacagcacataATAAACACCTTATACAGCAAAGGTCACAAAAGAAAGGTCGCCATGCTTAGTGAAAAAAGATGGTAACTCTGAAAACCCAACCAGTATTACTTCactatataacctctctgataaggactttggAGAGGAAACATTGAAGacattcaaggaactcaaagaactCATGGAATAGATGATCATGCCCAAGAAGCATAAAGTTCTTGGTCCCTTGTATTTCATTGTTGGCCCAGTTGCACCCAAATCTTTAGGAATCCTCTTCAGGGCCTCCTGCTCATTGCTTAgaactcccccaccccccaaaaaatgtcaaaTTGAGTTAAAATAACAAATACACCAATATTAGTATGAACTTAGTTTGTATGCAGCCATACTATACCACGTTTTTGGTCTAAATGTCCCATACGTTAGTTCTTCTCAATAAATTCTATCACTTATTATGATTATGGGGTTTAGGTAAACTAGAAGTTTAAAGGGAGGAATGCTCTTGATTAGACAATAACCTTTTGGAATCTCAGaataatttataatgtataagtactattttttaattttattattattattattactactactactttaaggccacacctagcagtcctCAGGTTTACTCTTTGTCTTTGAGCTCAAAGTTCTTTTCTAAAAGACTCAGAGAATTAAATGAGTTGCCAAGAATTTAACCCCGTCTTGGCTGTGTTGCCAGCCAGATGTTCTCCATGCTGTTTCTGTTGGTCCAACTATTTCTCAATTTTGAAATGAACTAAAAAAGGATCTGGACCAATATGATAGTGGGTTggatatttgctttgtacatggctgactgaCTCATGAACCCCTGGAAttccccatatgatttcctgagtccACCAAAAGTacttcctgagcagagagctaggagtaaatcctgaacacaacCAGATATGGCCCGaaacaaccaaagaaaaaaaaggggggggggggacagctAGTTAATAATACAATTCAAGAACTGAAGAACTGTAGATCTTATTAGCCTTACTAGGGCTAACTTTTCTTAAGACTCTCAAGAAATACTCGAAGGAATAGATATCCTCACACCCAATCCCAATGGGATTGGGGAGCATGGgtctggaaataatccacatcataggaaataatccacatcaaATTAGGGAGATGAAACAAGTTCAGGAATTTCTACCCAAAATAGCTGCAAGCAGTATGAGCTGGCACACGGACAAGTTGTGGAACAAGTCATGAAAATCTCTCTGACCtgtggtctttattgggaagagtaggaccacctcCATGGTGACAACAGTAGGGTTAGGTGACCAATCCGGAGACTCTTCCTGCCCAGGTAGGATAAATGCATGCAAAGGAAAATCCCTCTTCATTAAGGAGACCAGTTATTCCCACACTCAAACCATTAAATACAGTCAAGTTTTAAGAATAAAACTCTCCGAGTAATCAAGACAATAAAGATGTATTTAAATAGCACTGGGTTGGGGGGAAATGGATTTTTCTTGCTGCTGGGAAATGTAAGGCACCTAAGTTTTACTTTCTGACCAATTTACTGGAGAAATCCTAGGGTATCTTAATCAAAAGCccatataattttaatgtagCCACCCCCATCTCTCTCTGCTAGCTGATCTAATGAACATAATGCTTCTGTACCAAATTGAAATGTTAATAAACTGTTGATTAAACGCAATCCAAATTTTCAGGGAAAGGCTGCCCCAAACCTGgagtttgaaaattctttttcccCAATTCACTGAAATAAAGCGGTGTAGGGGTGTAGCCCCCACCTGTAAGAGAAGACTTGTGCTGAGTAAACCATGGAGGAAATCACAGTGTGACCTTATTCAGCTATGACCTTGACTCTGGTGACCTCCATGACTTGGAGCCATTCCTGCAGtgaacgatagtacagtggtcagtGACCTTGTTTTGCAAAAGCTCAACCTCTTGCATCTTGAGCACGTTCCCCAGAAAAGATCAATTCTTCTTAGTTCCACCAGACAACATAAGCCCCCAGCAACTGctaaatcttttgttttcttttcttttttcaatccaGAGCAGCTGCCCTTCTCACTTCCTGCTCTTCAGTGGCTTCTCACTGATTTAAAAGTAGATTCCTTCCCCTCTGCCATGCCCTTGAGGCTCAGCAGAGCCTGACCCACAGGTCTTCCACAAGTCCTATCCAGGCCCTCAGGACAGATCAGCTAAGTCAGTCTTTCATCctctatctatctggccccatcTCCTAATTTCCCACACGTTGTTCCTTTTATTTGAACTGTGTCCAAACAAAATTGTGATAGAGCATGTTAGACAGTAAATTCTGACCTCTCCTTTAATTTCAACTGAAAACGTTTTGGGGGACGGGGTGGGCCactcccaatagtgctcaggagctacttctaactctatgcttaggagtcactctgAGAGTACTAAGGGAACCATACTTGGTCCCAGGAAGACCCAAGCAGAGTTGGCATCATAAGTCCAGTtacttaaccactgtactacctctcttgTCCCAAAACATTGTCTTTATAGAGACTTTCTATAAATCTTTACCTGCTTCCCAAGTGCTTTTGTATACATATGTGTAAATGCAGACATGTGTATGTATCTGTGGTGTTGGTCTTTACATGTATGCCTAGTGCATATGTAAGCATATGTGAGCCTGTGAGCATGTCTGTGTGTGCACAGTGGGAGGGACCGCACAAGCACTTCTTGATAATATGCTGTAGTTCTTCATAATGTATtcgaatttaaaaataagtaatatttcATAGATTACTAAAGAGCTTATTTTTCAGAGAAATCAACAACTTTCTCTATTTAATATGAAAATGATATTAAGATAAATTTACATGCTGGCTCTAAATAAGGGTTATTCAAAGGCTTCAGTCATACCTCCTAAATTTGTAAGAAAATATAGctacagaaatataaattttatcatcACATTGATATCAATAATGATATACTATAATAGATAATAATCACATGTAATCAACATAATAAGAACAACATATTCATCTTGTTATGAAGTGCCTTTTGGCATCAGGTTGAGCACTAATACCATTCATCACTTTATCCTTAGAACAACTATCCTCAAGTCCTCCATAAATAAATCCAGGCTCAGAGAAGTTAAGTCACTTGCCTCAACTCTCCTCTTTCAGAATTTCTAGCCAGCAGTCCAGAACCCAAGTCACACAATCAGCAAATGTGCCTTCTCAATCTATGGCTCAATCTATACCTCTTGTAGGTAGTAGGGCCGAGGTAATAGGTATTTGTCCTCCTTCTTTTTTGGACCTCCCAAGCCAATTGTGGCCCCTGGCAACCATATTTCATACTAGAGTTCTGGTCAAGTGGACCAGACTATTGAATGCTAGAACTTAACTATGCAGCACTAATTAGACCAGTGGGACTAGGCTCACCAGAGTAAAgccagtggggctcaggaggACATACATTAGCAGCGATAAAATTCTAGTCCTTCCAAAGGAAGATATGTGGTGCTGACTCCTGAACTATACCCCCAGCCCTAGTATCACAATTCTTTATAACTAGTAACCAGTAAAGCATCCCTGTCTTTTTACTCTGGTCCATTTTCATTCCTTTGTCCAAAAAAGACTAACAGAGTGCTTGCATGCCAACTCTgaacactttctttagccactctttaTATTGGAAACTAATTGATTCTAATTGGAATAGGCAGATACCATCATGGTCTTACCAGTCTTTTTTCCTAAGCACATTTCACCCACATTCTCAGATGTCATAGGACATTAGACACATGGTCTGAGTGAACTCCTCAGGGCTCAGATTCTTGCTTATTTCTCTGAAGGAAGATGGTGGGGGCTCCATTACCCTTCTGAGTCAATGCAGCCAggtgaaaagaaaatgatatctATAGGGAATGGATGTGCATTCATCACAGGCTTTAAAATATCAAGGTTGCCAACTACATGGTTCAAAGGAGAACAAAAGAATCTCACATGACTATGATCCATTGTCCCTGATTATTCAGAATTTATCTCATTGGGTAAGAGATGGCCCAAAGGGAGATTAAAAAAATGGGATGTACCTAAGCAGTAGAGAGTACAAcaatttctgttattttattattattattattatatgagtTCTTTGGTTCACATATTTCTAGAGTCCTTTTTTGCcaagctaaaataaaattcatttaaagagaaagataagatgaaaaattaaaaaaataatcagtgctTACACAGTATAGAACAGatggaaaattataaatttaaataaagatgaaagaaaacctgaaatatttaagccagagataaaacccagtAAAGGCAACCATAAAGGGTAAAATTAGCCCAATATAGAGAAATTCTCAAGTCTATGATTAGGATTTAGAGATTTAGatagaataatttaattatttagcaaaatattttttaagtctcTAGGATATTTTTGAGAGCTAAGGagatacaataaaaatgaaagcatgGAAAGGGGAGagataaaattgggaaaagattttaaaagttaGCTAACCCCTGCTGAAAATGGAGAAGCCAACTCAGAGTATATACCTTGAACAGTGGTTTTTAGTTTGGAGAAAATATCAGTCACTGGAAACCCTCAATTTCTGGAACTCACAACTCCAAGTTTCTGCATCCAAGTAGTGAGTTGGAACAGGATGAGAGAGTACAGCGCACTGGTGGCCTTTTTGGTTCTAGAAGACCAGCATTAAGTGAATTAGGTAATGATGACACCTATCCAAGCAGGAGTGGGAGTGGAAGTGGCCATGGTGGTTACAAATGTTTCGATGAAGAAATAATAACAGGCTCTGGAAAGAATTCTTGGAAATCAGAAGCTGAAGGGGGAGAAAGTGGTGACTCtcaagaaccaaaagtaacctaCTTACCACCTCCTCCACCTGAGGATGAGGACTCCATTTTTGCACATTATCAGACAGGAATAAACTTTGATAAGTATGATAATATTCTTGTTGAAGTACCAGGACATGATGCACCCTCTGCAATTCTGACTTTTGAAGAAGCTAATCTTTGTCAGACACTGAATAAAAACATTGCTAAAGCTGGTTATACTAAGCTGACTCCTGTGCAGAAGTACAGTATTCCTATTGTACTAGCTGGGCGAGATTTAATGGCCTGTGCTCAAACAGGATCTGGCAAAACTGCAGCTTTTCTCTTGCCAATTTTGGCTCATTTGATGTGTGATGGAGTAACTGCTAGTCGTTTTAAAGAACTACGGGAACCAGAATGCATTATTGTAGCCCCTACTCGAGAATTGGTCAATCAGATCTATTTGGAAGCcagaaattttttgggggggacttgTGTAAGAGCTGTTGTCATATATGGGGGAACCCAGTTGGGGTATTCAATTCGACAAGTATTACAAGGCTGTAATATATTATGTGCTACTCCTGGGAGATTGATGGATATGATAGGTAAAGAAAAGATTGGTCTCAAACAAGTCAGATATTTAGTTTTGGATGAAGCTGATCGTATGTTGGATATGGGTTTTGGACCAGAAATGAAGAAGCTGATTAACTTGCCCAGGAATGCCTTCAAGGGAACAACGTCAAACCCTCATGTTTAGTGCAACTTTTCCAGAAGAAAGTCAAAGGTTGGCTGGTGAGTTTCTAAAGACCGATTACTTATTTGTTGCTGTTGGACAAGTGGGTGGAGCATGCAGGGAACATCCAGCAGAGCATTCTCCAAGTTGGCCAGTATtcgaaaagagagaaacttgttgAAATTCTACAAAACATAGGTGATGGAAGAACTATGGTCTTtgttgaaacaaagaaaaaggcagATTGTATTGCTACTTTCCTctgtcaagaaaaaaatatcaactaCCAGTATTCATGGTGACCgggagcagagagagagacaacAAGCTCTTGGGGATTTTCGCTGTGGAAAGTGCCCAGTTCTTGTTGCTACTTCAGTAGCTGCCAGGCGGCTAGATATTGAAAATGTTCAGCATGTTATCAATTTTGATCTTCCTTCTGCCATTGATGAATATGTTTATCGAATCAGGTGTACGGGTCGTTGTGGAAATACTGGCAGagctatttccttttttgatcctGAATCAGATAACCATTTAGCACAGCCTCTAGTGAAAGTACTGTCAGATGCTCAACAGGATGTACCTGCTTGGTTGGAAGAAATTGCCTTTAGTACGTATGTTCCGGGCTTGAGTGGTAGTACAAGAGGAAACATTTTTGCATCAGTTGATACTAGAAAGAATTACCAGAGTAAGATCATGTTGAACGCAGGAGGATTTTCTTCTTCACAAACTCCCAATCCAGCAGATGATGAGTCATGGGATTAAACATCTTCAAGTTTGTAGTACAATTTTGATACGAAGAAGaaaatagttttgatttttgtgggttttttttccacAGAAGAATAAACCTGATGCTCT
Coding sequences within it:
- the LOC126014179 gene encoding LOW QUALITY PROTEIN: probable ATP-dependent RNA helicase DDX4 (The sequence of the model RefSeq protein was modified relative to this genomic sequence to represent the inferred CDS: deleted 3 bases in 3 codons); translation: MLELNYAALIRPVGLGSPDSELEQDERVQRTGGLFGSRRPALSELGNDDTYPSRSGSGSGHGGYKCFDEEIITGSGKNSWKSEAEGGESGDSQEPKVTYLPPPPPEDEDSIFAHYQTGINFDKYDNILVEVPGHDAPSAILTFEEANLCQTLNKNIAKAGYTKLTPVQKYSIPIVLAGRDLMACAQTGSGKTAAFLLPILAHLMCDGVTASRFKELREPECIIVAPTRELVNQIYLEARNFLGGTCVRAVVIYGGTQLGYSIRQVLQGCNILCATPGRLMDMIGKEKIGLKQVRYLVLDEADRMLDMGFGPEMKKLITCPGMPSREQRQTLMFSATFPEESQRLAGEFLKTDYLFVAVGQVGGACREIQQSILQVGQYSKREKLVEILQNIGDGRTMVFVETKKKADCIATFLCQEKISTTSIHGDREQRERQQALGDFRCGKCPVLVATSVAARRLDIENVQHVINFDLPSAIDEYVYRIRCTGRCGNTGRAISFFDPESDNHLAQPLVKVLSDAQQDVPAWLEEIAFSTYVPGLSGSTRGNIFASVDTRKNYQSKIMLNAGGFSSSQTPNPADDESWD